GTTCCTTGATGGCGCTCTTGACCTCGTCGTTGGCCTCCAGGGACTTCTCTCTCTCGTGGATTTGGTTCTGCAGAGACTTCATCTGCTCTACAAGTTCCTTTTCCTTGTCCCTGGTCAGGGGCTTGGTCATATGGGTGAACTCCAAGCTCTTCAGGTCCTTCTTTAGCTTGGACACAGGCGGTCCATCGCGTGGAAGGTTGTCCTTCTTAAGAGACATGACGGTCTTGTTAAGCTCGCTGACCTGCTCGTTGAACTTATCGCGGGCGTCCTTTGCCGCGCGGACTTGCTCGTTCATCTTATCGCGGGTCTCACGATGCTTGGCCGCGCTGTCTACCAGCTCACGGACCTTGCCGTTCAGTTCATCCCTTTTCTGTACCCATTCTTTGGTTTTTTCATTCAATTCGTCTCTAAGACGGCGGTGCCTCTCCGCCTCGTTATTGTTGAATTGACGCTTCTGTTCGAGGTCATCCAAAAGTTCTGTCATTAACGTTCACACTCAGTACTTGAATTAAATAAGACGCAAGCCTGGACTCGACATACTGAATTTTGTTTATAACTTTTTCTATAAAGCGTTTATTTAATTCAGTACACTGGTATCGCAGTTAGCGGTCGATATCCCGGTCCTCTTCCTCTCCCAGGTCCACGTCCTGCCATTCTTGAACTGGTTCTTCATCCTTCATAGAGAAGCGAACCCTAAGTTTCCCATTATCATATTGCAATGAAGCGCTCTTGACCATGGATACATAAAAGGATACTCGGCGTCCCTGCTGAGAGAGCCTTCTCTCTGTACACACGATCAATCCAGCCAGCTCTAGATCTCTGATACGCCGGTAACAGGCAGCTATCGGTATCCCGAACTGTTCAGAGATCTGTTGAGCACTGCGGGAGCCTCGGACCGTAGCCACTAAGATCTTTACCGCATACTCATCAGTCAATAATTTGGACCTGCCAAGAAGGTCGTTCTTTCCCATCCGGGAATAGGTAATGTCCTATGGTGATAAAAATGCTGTGGCCTAGTCGCTTACCGCTGTCTGGTCATCACTGGTATATGTTTTTTAGATATCTGGTCCTTCCATTCTATCTCCACTTCGAAGTGACCATTGCGGAACGTCAGCTGTACCATCTCTACCTGGCACAGGTAATACTTTATTCGCCTTCCTTTCGAAGTATCTTCGATTCGCAGGCACTTGACCAGTCCGGCGCTCTCCAGCACGGCCATCCTCCGGTAGGCCATGGCGATAGGTATCCCGGTCAAAGCACTGATCTCCTGCACGCACCTAGCTTCTGAAAAGGTGCAGCTCAGTATCCGACCTGCGTATTCGTCAGCAACCAGGTCCGAGATGGGACGGGGACCACTTTCCATATCTGTCGTTATATCGGGCGCGCATATAATCTCCGCCACCTGGATATCATGGATGATAACCTCACAGCATAGGGACCCATCTTGTTACCCCGTCTTCCACCTCTAAGCAATGATAGACGGTGCTCGGTTTGATCCCATGGAGGACCACCGAACCGTTGACGTTCTCCAAGCGTATGTGTAAGCGGGCTTGATGGCTTAGAGATTCGATGTTCTCCGAACCATCAGTTCCTTCTATTAGCACAAAGTGTCCACCACGCCGCATGGCATCGATATGCTGCAGCAGCTTCGGCACCACATTTGTACCGTACACCGATTCCAAGGCGTCCAGGCCGATGATCGAGGCGCACGGTTCCTTCGCACCCTTCATCAGGAATTTCAACGAATCCCATCGAAGGTCATTTGCCAAGTTCTCCCCTTCCACCTTCTTTACGAAGGAATTCGTTTCGTCCACTATGTCACTGGCATCCAATATATGAAGCCCGTTCAGGGCGGAAGGTCCTCCCGCCTGAGCTATTATTGAAGGTATCTCTCGGTGGTCCAGGGTCCTCTGGGGGTACCAGATGACGCACCGACCGTGATTTAGCTGCTCCGAGACCAAGGCCAGTTCCATGCGTTCTAGGAGGTCCATGGGAACTCCCGCTCCTACTTCGAGCAGGGTCAACGAGCCTAGAGGGGCGCCCCCGAAAAGACGGTCCAGCTCGGACCATCCGAAAGAACTGCGCCCTTTGGCCAATCCTCCCTTGTCCGAACGGTCGAGCTTTATGGTGGACAGGTCCAGGTTGCGGTCCATGACCCTTACCCTCCCACCATCCAATGTGAAAAGGTATCTCCAATTTCGGATGACCGAGCCACGCAATTTCTCGATATCTATCGTTCGCACCCGGTGATCTCCAAGCACTATGTTGCGCAGGTTGATCACACCATCACCCAGATAGTCAAGGTGGCTCCGTTCCACTGTCTCCATGACGAAGATGATGTTGGTACCGGCCTTCTCCACCAGGTCCTTCTGTAAAGCGTTGACAATGCGGTTCGACGGGATACCATAATTCTCGGCCAAAGCCTCCACTGAATCCAGCACCACCAAGGTCATCTTGGGTAAATTGCTCTCTACAATATCGTAGGCCATTTCCAATTCGGGTAATAGCGAACCG
The sequence above is a segment of the Methanomassiliicoccales archaeon genome. Coding sequences within it:
- a CDS encoding phosphoserine phosphatase — translated: MTELLDDLEQKRQFNNNEAERHRRLRDELNEKTKEWVQKRDELNGKVRELVDSAAKHRETRDKMNEQVRAAKDARDKFNEQVSELNKTVMSLKKDNLPRDGPPVSKLKKDLKSLEFTHMTKPLTRDKEKELVEQMKSLQNQIHEREKSLEANDEVKSAIKELRDAKDKAEEQHGLVSQLAESAQNEHDAMIKIYEEADKLRKDADESQEKFIETKGKADEEHRRHIDHIRQVHDYDKIITGLRQKARKARKKKDESVAMKEAEDIFDKFKRGEKLSTEDLMVLQKSGYL
- a CDS encoding helix-turn-helix domain-containing protein codes for the protein MESGPRPISDLVADEYAGRILSCTFSEARCVQEISALTGIPIAMAYRRMAVLESAGLVKCLRIEDTSKGRRIKYYLCQVEMVQLTFRNGHFEVEIEWKDQISKKHIPVMTRQR
- the gvpD gene encoding gas vesicle protein GvpD P-loop domain-containing protein → MNKKSLGTIPCEIIDFLLSPGGHSLLIKGEAGTGKTTLALQLIEVLSDQQPEYYLSTRVSDVALYNQFPWLKERVRNNQLLRAGMAFMRRSWIKEGERKVKPTEDVENEVEVDRRELNRLEGQIEAGELGLEDEDSSSMHLDGSIVVELGSLLPELEMAYDIVESNLPKMTLVVLDSVEALAENYGIPSNRIVNALQKDLVEKAGTNIIFVMETVERSHLDYLGDGVINLRNIVLGDHRVRTIDIEKLRGSVIRNWRYLFTLDGGRVRVMDRNLDLSTIKLDRSDKGGLAKGRSSFGWSELDRLFGGAPLGSLTLLEVGAGVPMDLLERMELALVSEQLNHGRCVIWYPQRTLDHREIPSIIAQAGGPSALNGLHILDASDIVDETNSFVKKVEGENLANDLRWDSLKFLMKGAKEPCASIIGLDALESVYGTNVVPKLLQHIDAMRRGGHFVLIEGTDGSENIESLSHQARLHIRLENVNGSVVLHGIKPSTVYHCLEVEDGVTRWVPML
- a CDS encoding winged helix-turn-helix domain-containing protein encodes the protein MGKNDLLGRSKLLTDEYAVKILVATVRGSRSAQQISEQFGIPIAACYRRIRDLELAGLIVCTERRLSQQGRRVSFYVSMVKSASLQYDNGKLRVRFSMKDEEPVQEWQDVDLGEEEDRDIDR